The Malaclemys terrapin pileata isolate rMalTer1 chromosome 24, rMalTer1.hap1, whole genome shotgun sequence genome contains a region encoding:
- the MRPL34 gene encoding 39S ribosomal protein L34, mitochondrial has product MAFFTGRLGRLWPLPPGGRFFLLQRVAASPSQPRTISILSDALGQPPSTSLSFRSAGIFQSLPRHLSPWSLQQIRTKARGNEYQPKNLKRKRTHGWIKRIRTPSGIEIILRRMLKGRKSLSH; this is encoded by the exons ATGGCTTTCTTCACAGGCCGCCTGGGCCGCCTCTGGCCTCTGCCTCCCGGGGGCAG ATTCTTCCTGCTGCAGCGCGTTGCAGCCTCCCCCTCGCAGCCCAGGACAATTTCCATCCTCTCAGATGCTTTGGGGCAGCCTCCAAGCACCAGCCTGTCCTTCAGATCTGCCGGCATCTTCCAAAGCCTCCCTAGACACCTGTCACCATGGAGCCTTCAACAAATACGCACCAAGGCACGCGGGAATGAATATCAACCAAAGAACCTCAAGCGCAAGCGGACCCATGGGTGGATCAAGCGTATTAGAACTCCCAGCGGGATCGAGATAATCCTCCGACGCATGCTGAAAGGCAGGAAATCGCTGAGCCACTGA
- the DDA1 gene encoding DET1- and DDB1-associated protein 1 isoform X2, with product MKGLLQSIIPTVFITHVIYAESKVQLKSPAKHLPTQPEKGWKKALADFLKGLPVYNKSNFSRFHADSVCKASNRRPSVYLPTREYPSEQIIVTEKTNILLRYLHQQWDKKNAAKKRDQEQVEIEGENSAPPRKIARTDSQDMNEDT from the exons ATGAAGGGACTCCTACAGAGCATCATTCCAACTGTGTTTATAACCCATGTAATATATGCAGAAAGCAAAGTCCAGTTGAAAAGTCCAGCAAAACACCTGccaactcagccagagaaaggaTGGAAAAAGGCATTA GCAGATTTTTTGAAAGGATTACCAGTTTACAACAAAAGCAACTTCAGTAGATTTCATGCAGACTCTGTATGTAAAGCATCG AACAGAAGACCGTCAGTATATCTTCCCACAAGGGAATATCCATCTGAACAAA TCATCGTAACAGAAAAGACAAACATACTTTTGCGTTATCTACATCAGCAATGGGACAAAAAG AATGCAGCAAAGAAGAGAGATCAAGAGCAAGTGGAAATAGAAGGTGAGAATTCAGCACCACCACGGAAAATTGCTCGGACAGACAGCCAGGACATGAATGAGGACACTTAA
- the DDA1 gene encoding DET1- and DDB1-associated protein 1 isoform X1: MADFLKGLPVYNKSNFSRFHADSVCKASNRRPSVYLPTREYPSEQIIVTEKTNILLRYLHQQWDKKNAAKKRDQEQVEIEGENSAPPRKIARTDSQDMNEDT; the protein is encoded by the exons ATG GCAGATTTTTTGAAAGGATTACCAGTTTACAACAAAAGCAACTTCAGTAGATTTCATGCAGACTCTGTATGTAAAGCATCG AACAGAAGACCGTCAGTATATCTTCCCACAAGGGAATATCCATCTGAACAAA TCATCGTAACAGAAAAGACAAACATACTTTTGCGTTATCTACATCAGCAATGGGACAAAAAG AATGCAGCAAAGAAGAGAGATCAAGAGCAAGTGGAAATAGAAGGTGAGAATTCAGCACCACCACGGAAAATTGCTCGGACAGACAGCCAGGACATGAATGAGGACACTTAA